Below is a window of Nomascus leucogenys isolate Asia unplaced genomic scaffold, Asia_NLE_v1 Super-Scaffold_285, whole genome shotgun sequence DNA.
ACTGACCCCGTTCACACCCCGAGGCAAAGCCAAGGACAGTCCTGGCACCAGCCCCTCCATATTCTCCATGAGACATCATTGAAACAAACCCTGGATGCGGATGCCAGCTGGCTTGCTGGGTCCCAGCCAGTGCCAGGGGGCTGGACAGAGAAGCCAGGACTGGGCAGCGGTCAGGGTACGGGAAGGAGACTGGAGACAGCACCCTGTTTACAGCTCTGTCCTGCCCCCCCGCCCCAAGTATGGGGCGTACTCATTAGCTCAGCCATATTTAGCTCAGATGCGGAGCCTGGTCCCAGAAGTGGGCATTGAGGGGACACCCATGGGCCAGCCCCCCCCCCCCAACCACAAGGAAAGAGATGCAACTGTGGTACATGATTGAGCATTTATTGCGGCACTAACAGAGGGTGCTGGGGGCCCCACCATCCTTGCCTCTGCCCTTTtcacctccccctccctcccagctTCTTCTGCCTAGAGCGTTCCAGATTCCCCTCACATTTTCCTGGATCAGGGCCACTCCTCCCAGGCACCTCTTGCCCTCACCAGTACCTTTTGTCCCTTCTCCTGGGGCTGAGGGTCCTCAGCTGTGCTGGCCCCCAACTCTCCACCCTTAGTGCCCACTGTCTCTGCCACCCTCCCTTTGGGAACTCAGGGGGCTCAGGCATCCTGGCCTCTGGCTCcctcctcccctagcccccaactcTGGGCAAACTACAAAGCAGCCATGGCCAGCAGCTCCCCTCCACAGTCCTAGCCAGGAAGGGCCCAGCCCAGGGCGGGCACAGCAGAGCCCAAGTCACAGTCCCtctcagcctctctgtgcttcCTGGGACATGGAGCGGGACAGGGAGCGACGAAGGGCACCGGGCTTGCTGACAGGCACCACAGGGGGCAGCTGCTTTGTGATCTCAGCCACCTCCTGGCGGTCCACACACTGGCCACCCAGGGCTGTCTCCAGCGCCAGCAGCTCCTGAAGCTGGATGGGGGTGTCCTCGCGCTCCTCCTTGGTGGCGCCCATCTTGGCAGGGGTGAAGATGGGCAGTGGCAGTACCCGCTGGTAGGGCAGCTGGTACTCCTGCAGCCCACGGCCGAGGATGCCCATCCGCATCACCAGCCAGGGCGAGCGCTGCACCAGCACCTGGCACTGCCCCTGCTGGTGGTAGGTCTCATGTCTCTGGGTGTCCTCCTCATGCAGGGAgcagctggggagaggggaggggcagtGAGCTCCTGGGAGCTGTTGCTCTCTGGGCACAGGCTGGGTGGGGGGCTCCCCGGGGCTGCTGGGACCTGGGGGGCAGGAGGGGTGGTTCCCCTTTGCTGTCCCCATGGGGCATtcttcctgcccccaccctcagAAATTTCTCCAGGGCTTCATGCTCTGGCCTCATGGCTCAGTGAGGGTGCTCTGGGGGAGCAGAGGCAGGGCTCTAGCAGACCCACACTCACCCCTCCTCGGGCCGTGTGGACAGTGTCAGATCCTTCCATTCCGCCCAGAAGGCCTCCCGGCGCTCACAGTTCTCCTCGGACACCTCGCAGCTCAGCTCTGAGGTAGCCATGATCActcctcactctctctcccctcccaggcC
It encodes the following:
- the TCAP gene encoding telethonin, which translates into the protein MATSELSCEVSEENCERREAFWAEWKDLTLSTRPEEGCSLHEEDTQRHETYHQQGQCQVLVQRSPWLVMRMGILGRGLQEYQLPYQRVLPLPIFTPAKMGATKEEREDTPIQLQELLALETALGGQCVDRQEVAEITKQLPPVVPVSKPGALRRSLSRSMSQEAQRG